The following proteins are encoded in a genomic region of Brachyspira pilosicoli:
- a CDS encoding ankyrin repeat domain-containing protein: MKYIKYLLLLLVFKFSLFALTEAEQSLFDAVNRKDYQNVSTILNSSPDIDINASDMEGYTSLHRAIVNNDLNTVMELLKNKNIDVNSKLGIEVSIDGWYLGGATPLILASYLGYTDIVNALIEKDVDIKAKDDVDGCMAIHLAAANGKNEVIEILLDKDASNINDVDNKGNTPLHWASMKDRADTVSLLIENGADIEAKDVDNWTALHYAAAFASLQTVEALVDNGADKNSLTKDGNIPVNYAKDETIKTYLSGGKIDREDTEEVVEEETTETEETTTEASETITEDELNNELDTTQNGSIVAPAAVDLDPKQLELLIAVKNNDIIAVNALLKENVNPNFVDEEGYSPLHRAVLNDNLDVVNVLLSYKDIDTEIKLPYEASVDDWYLGGATPLLVASYTGNADIVNALIEAGSDIRAKDDIDGATTIHIASANGNNEVINILLNKDNTLINEADSMKDTPLHWASIKNQTDTISLLLANGADTKLTNSDGNTVLHYAAMYGDVNTVNVLLEADSSLASVENNEGITPIYYAIIVSDNDILSSLINNGQIDVNKKDSLGYTPLHYAANYGNMEAVVLLVEEFNADKTIVNNDNFTASDIAANNSYYTIVEYLGGTVNYNNQNNTENVKPNIVLPEYNKKIDLSKKWW; the protein is encoded by the coding sequence GTGAAGTATATTAAATATTTATTATTGTTATTGGTTTTTAAGTTTTCATTGTTTGCTTTAACAGAAGCTGAGCAAAGTTTATTTGACGCTGTAAACAGAAAAGATTATCAAAATGTTTCTACAATATTAAATAGTTCTCCAGACATTGACATTAATGCTTCTGATATGGAAGGATATACATCTTTGCACAGGGCTATTGTTAATAATGATTTAAATACTGTGATGGAACTTTTAAAGAATAAGAATATTGATGTTAATTCAAAATTGGGAATAGAAGTTTCAATAGACGGTTGGTATTTAGGAGGTGCTACACCTTTAATATTAGCTTCATATTTAGGATATACTGATATTGTAAATGCATTAATAGAGAAAGATGTAGATATTAAAGCGAAAGATGATGTTGATGGCTGTATGGCTATACATTTAGCTGCGGCAAACGGAAAAAATGAAGTTATTGAAATTTTATTAGACAAAGATGCTTCAAATATAAATGATGTGGATAACAAGGGAAATACTCCATTGCATTGGGCTTCTATGAAAGACAGAGCTGATACAGTTTCACTTCTTATAGAAAATGGTGCTGATATAGAAGCTAAAGATGTAGATAATTGGACTGCTTTACATTATGCTGCTGCTTTTGCTTCACTTCAAACAGTTGAGGCTTTAGTGGATAATGGTGCTGATAAAAATAGCCTTACAAAAGACGGCAATATTCCTGTTAATTATGCTAAAGATGAAACTATAAAAACTTATTTATCCGGCGGTAAAATAGACAGAGAAGATACTGAAGAAGTAGTAGAAGAAGAAACTACAGAAACAGAAGAAACTACTACTGAAGCTTCTGAAACTATTACAGAAGATGAATTAAATAATGAGTTAGATACTACTCAAAATGGAAGCATAGTTGCTCCTGCTGCAGTAGATTTAGACCCTAAACAATTAGAGCTTTTAATAGCTGTAAAAAATAATGATATCATAGCTGTTAATGCTTTATTAAAAGAAAATGTTAATCCTAATTTCGTAGATGAAGAAGGCTATTCTCCATTACACAGAGCTGTATTAAATGACAATTTAGATGTAGTTAATGTTTTGCTTAGCTACAAAGATATAGATACAGAAATTAAACTTCCTTATGAGGCAAGTGTTGATGATTGGTATTTGGGAGGAGCTACTCCTTTGCTTGTTGCTTCATACACTGGAAATGCTGATATAGTTAATGCTTTAATAGAGGCAGGAAGCGATATAAGAGCTAAAGATGATATAGATGGTGCTACTACTATACATATAGCTTCTGCAAATGGAAACAATGAAGTTATTAATATTCTTCTAAATAAAGATAACACTTTAATAAACGAAGCAGACAGCATGAAAGATACACCATTACATTGGGCTTCTATAAAAAATCAAACAGATACTATCTCACTTCTTCTTGCAAATGGTGCAGATACAAAACTTACAAACTCTGACGGAAATACTGTTTTACATTATGCTGCTATGTATGGCGATGTTAATACTGTTAATGTTTTGCTTGAGGCTGATTCTTCTTTAGCAAGCGTAGAAAACAATGAAGGAATCACTCCTATTTATTATGCTATCATTGTAAGCGATAATGATATATTATCATCATTAATCAATAATGGTCAAATAGATGTTAATAAAAAAGATTCTTTAGGATATACTCCATTACATTATGCTGCTAATTATGGTAACATGGAAGCTGTTGTATTATTGGTTGAAGAGTTTAATGCTG
- a CDS encoding DMT family transporter, with protein sequence MKNKTKLAIFLMILSALSFSLMQMSVKISGKSIPVMQQVFSRNLIIMIISIIVLLKNKESFLPNKESIIPLILRSLFGFFGVVASFYAFNNMILADASILQNTSPFWATFFAFIIIREKIFKIQWIALIIAIIGAMFVIKPSFNSNIFPSLVALSGAMFAGLAYTMIGYLKGKERNSIIILYFSFISSVLSLIFAKTFVMPSLYEFLMLILIGVFAGFGQFFLTVSYKEAPVSTVSIFNYTGLIFSYLISVLFFNELIDVYSIIGMLLTISAALIVYFYKLKFK encoded by the coding sequence ATGAAAAACAAAACTAAATTGGCAATATTTTTAATGATACTTTCTGCTTTATCTTTTAGCTTGATGCAGATGAGCGTAAAGATTTCCGGCAAAAGCATTCCTGTAATGCAGCAGGTTTTCTCACGCAATTTAATAATAATGATAATCAGTATAATTGTGTTATTAAAAAATAAAGAGAGTTTTTTGCCAAACAAAGAAAGCATTATACCTTTAATATTAAGGTCTTTATTTGGTTTTTTTGGAGTAGTGGCATCATTCTATGCTTTCAATAATATGATTTTAGCAGATGCTTCTATACTTCAAAATACTTCTCCTTTTTGGGCAACATTTTTTGCATTTATTATAATAAGAGAAAAGATTTTTAAAATACAATGGATCGCATTAATAATAGCTATAATTGGGGCGATGTTTGTTATTAAGCCTTCTTTTAATTCTAATATATTTCCTTCTTTAGTAGCATTATCCGGAGCAATGTTTGCAGGATTAGCTTACACTATGATAGGTTATCTTAAAGGCAAAGAAAGAAACTCTATTATAATACTTTATTTCTCTTTTATATCATCTGTTCTATCTTTAATATTTGCTAAAACTTTTGTAATGCCTAGTTTGTATGAGTTTTTAATGCTTATTCTGATAGGCGTGTTTGCTGGTTTTGGTCAATTCTTTTTAACAGTATCTTATAAAGAAGCTCCTGTTTCTACTGTAAGTATATTCAATTATACCGGTCTTATATTTTCTTATTTGATAAGCGTATTATTTTTTAATGAGTTAATAGATGTATATTCTATTATAGGAATGCTTCTAACAATTTCTGCTGCTTTGATTGTGTATTTTTACAAGTTAAAGTTTAAGTAA
- a CDS encoding phosphatase PAP2 family protein produces MEQQNNINNQDEDIKNDELRKKRLKRKKLKKILKRRRKRKRIAYINSLPLIKLLSKIDDKLFLKIFKDNRKGYFKSFMKFMSRLGDGYVWAGIYLIFYMFRIDYALIYFSRALTAAIICIFVFLYTKNFFSRIRPYKKHGKIPIMYPPDKHSFPSGHTMVAFAISFSMGSYSLYSFLLFYSIAFLIAFSRVYVGLHYPFDVISGIISGTIIGACTNLLFYYITGLPMIGHL; encoded by the coding sequence ATGGAACAACAAAATAATATAAACAATCAAGACGAAGATATAAAAAATGATGAGTTGCGTAAAAAAAGGCTTAAAAGAAAAAAATTAAAAAAAATCTTAAAGCGTAGAAGAAAAAGAAAAAGAATAGCATACATCAACAGTCTTCCATTAATAAAACTATTATCCAAAATAGATGACAAATTATTTTTAAAGATTTTTAAAGATAATAGAAAAGGCTATTTTAAGAGTTTTATGAAGTTTATGAGCAGGCTTGGAGACGGTTATGTATGGGCGGGGATTTATCTTATTTTTTATATGTTTAGGATAGATTATGCTTTAATATATTTTTCGAGAGCTTTAACTGCCGCTATTATATGTATATTTGTTTTTTTATACACAAAGAATTTTTTCAGCCGTATTCGTCCGTATAAAAAGCATGGAAAAATACCTATAATGTATCCTCCAGATAAGCATTCTTTTCCATCAGGACACACTATGGTAGCTTTTGCAATATCTTTTTCTATGGGAAGCTATAGTTTATATTCATTTTTATTGTTTTACAGCATTGCTTTTTTAATAGCATTCAGCAGAGTTTATGTTGGGCTTCATTACCCTTTTGACGTTATTTCTGGAATAATATCTGGCACTATTATAGGGGCATGTACTAATTTACTTTTTTATTATATAACAGGTCTTCCTATGATTGGGCATCTTTGA
- a CDS encoding redox-sensing transcriptional repressor Rex — MISRTQIMRLLKYKNALRRMKSFGFIKAYSNNLGDAIGITSVQVRKDFSLFNISGNKKGGYNIDDLLDQIDNILGKQISHNIILIGYGKIGKALVNYRGFENESIKIIAAFDHNPEKIDRDAPTPILPIDELKDFIINNKIEIAILTVPDLEAQRMFDVICNAGIKGVLNFAPIKLLERPDCIINDVNIADEIESLFYFINDVKLPSSKKSKEKK; from the coding sequence ATGATTAGTAGAACACAAATAATGCGACTATTAAAATATAAAAATGCATTAAGAAGAATGAAGAGTTTTGGATTTATTAAAGCATATTCTAATAATTTGGGTGATGCAATAGGAATAACCTCTGTTCAGGTAAGAAAAGATTTTTCATTGTTTAACATATCAGGCAACAAAAAAGGCGGTTATAATATTGATGATTTGTTAGACCAAATAGATAATATATTAGGTAAACAAATATCACATAATATAATATTAATAGGTTATGGAAAAATAGGTAAAGCTTTGGTTAACTATAGAGGATTTGAGAATGAGTCTATAAAGATAATTGCAGCTTTCGATCATAATCCAGAAAAGATAGATAGAGATGCACCTACTCCAATACTTCCTATAGATGAATTAAAAGATTTCATTATTAACAACAAAATAGAGATAGCAATATTAACAGTTCCAGATTTGGAAGCACAGAGAATGTTTGATGTAATATGTAATGCTGGTATTAAGGGTGTACTAAATTTTGCACCTATAAAATTATTAGAAAGACCAGATTGTATTATTAATGATGTGAATATAGCAGATGAAATAGAGTCATTATTTTATTTTATCAATGATGTTAAATTGCCATCTTCTAAGAAATCTAAAGAGAAAAAATAA
- a CDS encoding NAD-dependent deacylase, protein MIDYKEIADKIKSSKYAVAFTGAGISVESGVPPFRGENGLWEKHGSQFAEISYFTRHPKESWHSLKKVFYEPIDNVKPNKAHLVLAELEKRGIMRSVITQNIDNLHQEAGSKIVYELHGTAQYAVCMKCHNKYKIDKKILSMDPPTCENCNAILKPNFVFFGEALPTYDFQSSIEDAQKCDLFIIIGTGGEVMPAAQIPHIAKRAGATIMEINPEPSNFTNSIVDIYVKEKAGVAFTEIEKYL, encoded by the coding sequence ATGATAGATTATAAAGAGATAGCAGACAAAATAAAATCATCAAAATATGCCGTAGCATTCACTGGTGCAGGCATAAGTGTAGAAAGCGGAGTGCCTCCTTTTAGGGGAGAAAATGGGCTTTGGGAAAAACATGGAAGCCAATTCGCTGAAATTTCATACTTTACAAGACACCCTAAAGAATCTTGGCATTCATTGAAAAAAGTATTCTACGAACCTATAGATAATGTTAAGCCTAATAAAGCTCATTTAGTATTAGCAGAGTTAGAAAAAAGAGGCATAATGCGTTCTGTAATAACTCAAAATATAGATAATCTTCATCAAGAAGCAGGAAGTAAAATAGTATATGAACTTCACGGCACTGCACAATATGCTGTATGTATGAAATGCCATAATAAATATAAAATAGATAAAAAAATATTATCAATGGACCCTCCTACTTGCGAAAATTGTAATGCCATATTAAAGCCAAATTTTGTATTTTTTGGAGAGGCTTTACCTACTTACGATTTTCAAAGCTCTATAGAGGACGCTCAGAAATGTGATTTATTTATCATCATAGGCACAGGCGGAGAGGTCATGCCTGCTGCTCAGATTCCTCATATAGCAAAGAGAGCTGGTGCAACAATTATGGAGATTAATCCAGAGCCTTCTAATTTTACAAATTCAATAGTTGATATTTATGTTAAAGAGAAAGCAGGCGTTGCATTCACAGAAATAGAGAAATATTTATAA
- a CDS encoding nicotinamidase, translated as MEYKQIVNEDYIAKEENPIKQSDIYKLAEEFASSSNNKKSENNYAMLIVDAQRDFVDAEKGALPVRGAKQDISRITKFIFENINSISAIYTTIDTHRYDAIFHPCLWKNKEGNDVKPFTEITIEKIENKEVIPVFEDIQIDYVRTLKSQGSQNLIVWPYHCIYATDGWLIEKQLSNMLLFYERAKNTTVNRIVKGTDKFSEMYGAIKQEVVSKYTSNNSHTWIYTMKDYDKIYICGEAKDYCVYETVKQLCEEYDSSVRSKLYVMMNCCSSIGDEIKCNLKYKELSKKYGINLIEI; from the coding sequence ATGGAATACAAACAAATAGTTAACGAAGATTATATAGCTAAAGAAGAAAACCCAATCAAACAAAGCGATATATATAAATTAGCAGAAGAGTTTGCAAGTAGCAGCAATAATAAAAAATCAGAAAATAATTATGCAATGCTTATTGTTGATGCACAGAGAGATTTTGTAGACGCAGAAAAAGGTGCATTACCTGTACGCGGTGCTAAACAAGATATTTCAAGAATAACTAAATTTATTTTTGAGAATATAAATTCAATTTCAGCAATATACACCACAATAGACACTCATAGATATGATGCTATATTTCATCCTTGTTTATGGAAAAATAAAGAAGGTAATGATGTTAAGCCTTTTACAGAAATTACAATAGAAAAAATAGAAAATAAAGAAGTAATACCTGTTTTTGAAGATATTCAAATTGATTATGTAAGAACATTAAAATCGCAAGGCAGTCAAAACCTAATCGTTTGGCCTTATCATTGTATATATGCTACAGACGGCTGGCTTATAGAAAAACAATTATCTAATATGCTTCTTTTTTATGAGAGAGCAAAAAATACTACAGTTAATAGAATAGTTAAAGGCACAGATAAGTTCAGCGAAATGTACGGAGCTATTAAACAAGAAGTTGTAAGTAAGTATACTTCTAATAATTCTCATACTTGGATTTATACAATGAAAGATTATGATAAAATATATATATGCGGAGAGGCAAAAGATTATTGCGTTTATGAAACTGTTAAGCAATTATGCGAAGAGTATGACAGCAGTGTTAGAAGTAAGCTTTATGTGATGATGAATTGCTGCAGTTCAATAGGCGATGAAATAAAATGCAATTTGAAGTATAAAGAATTGTCAAAGAAATACGGCATCAACTTGATAGAGATATAA
- a CDS encoding peptidase M30, hyicolysin, producing the protein MMKKIFVLILISLNTLILNANINSILNQNKTYEIYKADYKEKTFNAVRYINNNYSKEQIKAKNTYSTSSIDVYLENGLTVDEKILKEILSQTMKAYELEKYLYGDIKTKLILLIMDINGGHTGAKPYMQGYSIFEGNYSEIENENKNIIFLDYINGWDNVDSVLNTIIHELQHIIHYSNLRESKKTDFDVWVDEALSEAAVIAYRGYLPENRLQYYNSDSMYLITKGDYFVNWSSGYTVHKYATVSLFMYWLAIHSKNGFEIYKDIANAPEEYKHTYKAILYAANKNIKQFKDWSELYATWLEANYKNETSGLYGYKGIINTKPKVITASANFPMSPGAAIYVQGDFFSDDKLLRYVELGNNVYVVYNPDVNAKGKDRYLILNSYY; encoded by the coding sequence ATGATGAAAAAAATATTTGTATTAATCTTAATATCATTAAACACATTAATACTAAATGCAAACATCAATAGCATATTAAATCAAAATAAAACCTACGAAATATATAAAGCTGATTATAAAGAAAAAACATTTAATGCAGTAAGATATATCAATAACAATTATTCAAAAGAACAAATAAAAGCAAAAAATACATACTCAACTTCAAGCATAGATGTGTATTTAGAAAACGGACTTACAGTAGATGAAAAAATATTAAAAGAAATATTATCACAAACAATGAAAGCTTATGAATTAGAAAAATATTTATACGGAGATATAAAAACAAAATTAATACTTCTCATAATGGATATAAACGGCGGACACACAGGAGCTAAACCATATATGCAAGGCTACTCCATATTTGAAGGCAATTACAGCGAAATAGAAAACGAAAATAAGAATATAATATTTTTAGATTATATAAACGGCTGGGATAATGTTGATTCTGTATTAAACACAATAATTCATGAACTTCAGCATATAATTCATTACAGCAATTTGAGAGAAAGCAAAAAAACAGATTTTGATGTGTGGGTGGATGAAGCATTATCCGAAGCAGCAGTAATAGCATACAGAGGATACTTACCAGAAAATCGTCTTCAATACTATAACAGTGATTCTATGTATCTTATAACAAAAGGAGATTATTTTGTTAATTGGTCTAGCGGTTATACTGTGCATAAATATGCAACAGTTTCGCTTTTTATGTATTGGCTAGCTATACATTCAAAAAACGGCTTTGAAATATATAAAGACATAGCAAATGCACCAGAAGAATACAAACACACTTACAAAGCAATTCTATATGCTGCAAATAAAAACATAAAGCAGTTTAAAGATTGGAGCGAACTATATGCTACATGGCTTGAGGCTAATTATAAAAATGAAACAAGCGGTTTATATGGATATAAAGGAATAATAAACACAAAACCAAAAGTGATAACAGCATCTGCAAACTTCCCAATGTCTCCGGGTGCGGCAATATATGTACAGGGAGATTTTTTCTCTGATGACAAACTTCTTAGATATGTTGAGCTTGGCAACAATGTTTATGTAGTTTATAATCCAGATGTTAATGCTAAAGGCAAAGACAGATATTTGATACTAAACTCATATTATTGA